From Bifidobacterium sp. ESL0790, one genomic window encodes:
- a CDS encoding GNAT family protein, which translates to MPAQLPAPEGAIQILLRPLTAEDEAGWSRVRIRNANWLSPWDAGDPMHGPGLTFNTWLERQRRDERTGVAAQFAIEYQMEIIGQVSVGAISYGSIRSGSVGYWVDKAHAGLGVAPLSVAMLADWAMLSPDGPRLHRLEIAMLPENERSRRVVEKLGAHREGLRRQYMYIRGAWRDHDVYSLLADDAPGGFAARFLGR; encoded by the coding sequence ATGCCCGCGCAACTGCCGGCTCCCGAAGGAGCGATCCAGATTCTCCTGCGCCCGCTGACCGCCGAGGACGAGGCCGGTTGGAGCCGTGTGCGCATACGCAACGCGAATTGGCTGAGCCCTTGGGACGCCGGCGACCCCATGCACGGCCCCGGCCTCACCTTCAACACCTGGCTTGAGCGTCAGCGCCGCGACGAGCGGACCGGCGTCGCCGCGCAGTTCGCCATCGAATACCAAATGGAGATCATCGGCCAGGTCTCGGTGGGTGCCATCAGCTACGGTTCCATACGTTCCGGCAGCGTCGGCTATTGGGTCGACAAAGCCCATGCCGGCTTGGGCGTCGCCCCGCTTTCGGTGGCGATGCTCGCGGATTGGGCCATGCTGAGCCCCGACGGCCCGCGCCTGCACCGCCTGGAGATCGCGATGCTCCCTGAGAACGAGCGTTCCCGCCGCGTCGTGGAGAAGCTCGGCGCCCACCGTGAGGGCCTGCGCCGCCAATACATGTATATCCGCGGTGCGTGGCGTGACCATGATGTCTACAGCCTGCTGGCCGACGACGCCCCAGGTGGGTTCGCCGCGCGGTTCCTTGGCAGGTGA
- a CDS encoding SAF domain-containing protein — protein MMTFFHSTKAAGTAKSRYPTLEQRRRSRTIRSLAIALCAGIAVFLALQSMAGMVATKPVATAAHDIAKGSTIDEDDIEIVQVPESKALASALSSRSQATGTIAQVDIASGDILTRPMARASPVPAEGMTVIDVAVVSAGSSLFAGERVSLVTSGQCTGGGQPGTADQAQQSAAQDETNGDAGSSGEASQPQDSCMLAKDVVIVKTSRDSMDQDIETATHIQVALSPQEAATVIAAKEGGPIMVITRK, from the coding sequence ATGATGACCTTTTTCCATAGCACGAAAGCGGCGGGCACAGCCAAGTCCCGCTACCCCACCCTCGAGCAGCGGCGGCGCTCACGCACGATCCGGTCGCTGGCCATCGCCCTGTGCGCCGGCATCGCCGTGTTCCTCGCCTTGCAGTCGATGGCCGGCATGGTCGCCACCAAGCCGGTGGCCACCGCGGCGCACGACATCGCCAAGGGCAGCACCATCGATGAGGATGACATCGAGATTGTGCAGGTGCCGGAGAGCAAGGCGCTCGCCTCGGCCCTGTCGTCGCGAAGCCAGGCCACGGGCACGATAGCCCAAGTCGACATCGCCTCGGGCGACATCCTCACCCGGCCCATGGCCAGGGCCTCCCCCGTGCCAGCCGAGGGGATGACCGTGATCGACGTGGCCGTGGTGAGCGCGGGGTCGTCGCTGTTCGCGGGCGAACGCGTCTCGCTGGTGACGTCGGGCCAGTGCACCGGCGGCGGGCAGCCCGGAACCGCGGATCAGGCCCAGCAATCCGCTGCACAAGACGAGACGAATGGCGATGCTGGCTCAAGCGGCGAGGCAAGCCAGCCGCAGGATTCCTGCATGTTGGCGAAAGATGTCGTCATCGTCAAAACCAGCCGCGACAGCATGGACCAAGACATCGAGACGGCGACACATATCCAGGTGGCTTTGAGCCCGCAGGAGGCGGCGACGGTCATCGCGGCGAAGGAAGGAGGTCCCATCATGGTGATCACACGCAAGTGA
- a CDS encoding FmdB family zinc ribbon protein, translating to MPIYHYRCKNCGYDFTEQQSFTDDPITVCPKCGEEQVRKVYSAVPIEFKGHGFYRTDKNEASSSK from the coding sequence TTGCCTATCTATCATTATCGCTGCAAGAACTGCGGATACGATTTCACCGAACAGCAGTCGTTCACCGACGACCCGATCACCGTATGCCCGAAGTGCGGCGAGGAGCAGGTGCGCAAGGTCTATTCGGCGGTGCCGATCGAGTTCAAGGGGCATGGCTTCTACCGCACCGACAAGAACGAGGCGTCGTCTTCCAAGTAG
- a CDS encoding helicase, whose translation MNDKKQSANGIDQMTEWYEEYRRGLSPSPLQDVGQLTAQLDLTHAHPSGIAQLFASGHTTLASLFRDTGMLRAAGRRLERVLDDKAAKTRISGVAELSMVVGVATWKGNSVPVLLYPVDAQRKAGGRETDATIRFTGHVGLNPAFASAMRSENVEIDEAALFDGSNYESGTPDTSAVFAAIIAQAHHSLADFDIERDIVLGCFMDPSTKMIAEGHQIIDSLKRGDANNTILEAMAGDKKAAERLKGNALPQFSPFDDDPHNEHAAGDVSNVMRYAGNLVAQGHSLFVNGDAANDTALQAASIASRCVAANRSVLYVPAVAQQKKRFAQKMDAFQLGDRVLDMAEPAAGANLDKQLIAAVGFQPGVATSRFDQLSDELVGVRSRLTRYLGDLHGVSKEWGVSAYQTIQNLASIANMPTHPATHVRLSKDAARAIAPHMDDWAKKLRQAGQFGEFTVGPEDTVWYGASLFSESEAVSAYQSVEDLLQRLLPAMREDVASTAETCGFPVPGTVQEWCRHVKVLKNLRRVLDVFQPEIFERDIDAMIEATKPKEQRKAEGTSMGFWERRRHVKEAKSLLRAGAQVEDLHEALKVVLKQAAQWRTLVPHGGWPVLPPKLDEIVETQETLMRDITALDAVLSTTVQGGNLQTVPIERLEQRLKDLYADRLALDTLPGRSRLEREFRDAGLGELVDDLRARRVGTQAVEGELQLAWWTTVFEDIVRSSAIISNQDGSALQSAANRFAQVDAEHVDSIGPMVEQESMRRLCDLLFSHTQEANQLHTLLASHSRVPLQRVRHDHPQILAAAKPVIVATPSTLVVLSKPEPLADVVIIDAAAHLPSLALLVILSRAKQVVVLAHRNTVTSPAVRSLIGILPQVDVDPRPMRRDPRLAVFLSQHGYGKVRRDVATEAMQGTVKFHRVKANGVPVLSTGLVESSQQEIDEVIATIKRRAQGFSVVPTDYLLVVVTLTPVFRTRLGAELKSLSIKDKAMARFLRHVRLIGVDEVSGCKATDIILSLCFAKTAHGRLLQQFGSLEGEGGDGKLLDALALADRNLDIISAFGSEDMEDDRLHQAGPKLLKVVLQWAEKLGNGVIRPTISTDCDNVLFNDLANRIKARGLKVAVNYGFDDGLRIPLVVGLKDKPFSLAVLSDDAAFMGIQSTRKRHRVLARELEGLGWSVMDVWSVGAFVNPDKEVDRVVSQIGEIYREVR comes from the coding sequence ATGAACGACAAGAAACAAAGCGCCAATGGCATCGACCAGATGACCGAATGGTATGAGGAATACCGCCGGGGCCTGAGCCCCTCGCCCCTGCAGGACGTCGGCCAGCTCACCGCCCAACTCGACCTGACCCACGCCCATCCCTCCGGCATCGCCCAGCTCTTCGCCAGCGGGCACACCACCCTCGCCTCGCTTTTCCGCGACACCGGAATGCTCCGCGCCGCCGGCCGCAGGCTCGAGCGCGTGCTCGACGACAAGGCCGCCAAGACCCGCATCTCCGGGGTGGCCGAGCTCTCGATGGTCGTCGGCGTGGCCACATGGAAGGGCAACAGCGTGCCTGTCCTGCTCTATCCGGTCGACGCGCAACGCAAGGCCGGCGGCCGTGAGACCGACGCCACCATCCGTTTCACCGGGCACGTGGGTCTGAATCCCGCCTTCGCCTCCGCGATGCGTTCCGAGAACGTCGAGATCGACGAGGCCGCGCTTTTCGACGGCTCGAATTACGAGAGCGGCACACCTGATACTTCTGCCGTTTTCGCCGCCATCATCGCCCAGGCACATCATTCGCTCGCCGATTTTGACATTGAGCGCGACATCGTGCTCGGCTGCTTCATGGACCCCTCCACGAAGATGATCGCCGAGGGACACCAGATCATCGACTCCCTCAAGCGTGGGGACGCCAACAATACGATCCTTGAGGCCATGGCCGGCGACAAGAAGGCCGCCGAACGGCTCAAGGGCAACGCCCTGCCGCAGTTCAGCCCCTTCGACGACGACCCCCACAACGAGCACGCCGCCGGCGACGTCAGCAACGTGATGCGCTATGCGGGCAACCTGGTCGCCCAAGGCCATTCGCTGTTCGTCAACGGCGACGCCGCCAACGACACCGCGCTGCAGGCCGCCTCGATCGCCTCGCGCTGCGTGGCCGCCAACCGCTCGGTGCTCTACGTGCCCGCCGTCGCCCAGCAGAAGAAGCGCTTCGCCCAGAAGATGGACGCCTTCCAGCTCGGCGACCGCGTGCTCGACATGGCCGAGCCCGCCGCCGGCGCCAACCTCGACAAGCAGCTCATCGCCGCCGTCGGCTTCCAACCCGGCGTCGCCACCTCCCGTTTCGACCAGCTCTCCGACGAGCTGGTGGGCGTGCGCTCGCGCCTGACCCGCTACCTTGGCGACCTGCATGGGGTGAGCAAGGAGTGGGGCGTTTCGGCCTACCAGACCATCCAGAACCTGGCCAGCATCGCCAACATGCCCACGCATCCGGCCACGCATGTGCGGCTGAGCAAGGATGCCGCGCGAGCCATCGCACCCCACATGGACGACTGGGCCAAGAAGCTGCGTCAGGCCGGCCAGTTCGGCGAGTTCACCGTCGGCCCCGAGGACACGGTGTGGTACGGAGCCTCCCTCTTCTCCGAGTCCGAGGCGGTCAGCGCCTACCAGAGCGTCGAGGACCTCCTGCAGCGTCTGCTGCCGGCCATGCGCGAGGACGTCGCCTCCACCGCCGAGACCTGCGGGTTCCCGGTGCCCGGCACCGTGCAGGAATGGTGCCGCCACGTCAAGGTGCTGAAGAACCTGCGCCGTGTGCTCGACGTCTTCCAGCCCGAGATCTTCGAGCGCGACATCGACGCGATGATCGAGGCCACCAAGCCCAAGGAGCAGCGCAAGGCCGAAGGCACCAGCATGGGCTTCTGGGAGCGTCGCCGCCACGTCAAGGAGGCCAAGAGCCTGCTGCGCGCCGGCGCCCAGGTGGAGGACCTGCACGAGGCCTTGAAGGTCGTGCTCAAGCAGGCCGCGCAGTGGCGCACCCTGGTGCCCCATGGCGGATGGCCCGTGCTGCCTCCCAAGCTTGATGAGATCGTCGAGACGCAGGAGACGCTGATGCGCGACATCACCGCGCTCGACGCCGTGCTCTCCACCACCGTGCAGGGTGGCAACCTGCAGACCGTTCCGATTGAGCGGCTTGAGCAGCGACTCAAGGATCTTTACGCCGACCGCCTGGCGCTCGACACGTTGCCGGGCCGTTCGCGCCTCGAACGCGAGTTCCGCGACGCCGGCCTGGGCGAGCTGGTCGATGACCTGCGCGCCAGGCGCGTGGGCACGCAGGCCGTCGAGGGGGAGCTGCAGCTGGCCTGGTGGACCACTGTCTTCGAGGACATCGTGCGCTCCTCGGCCATCATCTCCAACCAGGACGGCTCGGCCTTGCAATCGGCCGCCAACCGCTTCGCCCAGGTCGACGCCGAGCACGTCGACTCCATCGGCCCGATGGTCGAGCAGGAGTCGATGCGCAGGCTCTGCGACCTGCTCTTCTCCCACACCCAGGAGGCCAACCAGCTGCACACTTTGCTGGCTAGCCATTCCAGGGTGCCGTTGCAGCGCGTGCGCCACGACCATCCCCAGATCCTCGCCGCCGCCAAGCCGGTCATCGTCGCCACCCCGTCCACGCTCGTGGTGCTGAGCAAGCCCGAGCCGCTTGCCGACGTAGTCATCATCGACGCGGCCGCCCATCTGCCCTCGCTGGCGCTGCTGGTCATCCTGAGCCGCGCCAAGCAGGTCGTCGTGCTGGCACACCGCAACACGGTCACCTCCCCGGCGGTCCGCTCGCTCATCGGCATCCTGCCGCAGGTGGATGTCGACCCGCGCCCGATGCGCCGCGATCCGCGTCTGGCCGTCTTTCTCTCGCAGCATGGCTATGGCAAGGTGCGCCGTGACGTCGCCACCGAGGCGATGCAAGGCACCGTGAAGTTCCACCGGGTCAAGGCCAACGGCGTGCCCGTGCTGTCCACCGGATTGGTGGAGAGCAGCCAGCAGGAGATCGACGAGGTCATCGCCACCATCAAGCGCCGCGCCCAAGGCTTCAGCGTGGTTCCCACGGACTACCTGCTCGTGGTCGTCACGCTCACTCCCGTCTTCCGCACCAGGCTCGGCGCCGAACTCAAGTCGCTGTCGATCAAAGACAAGGCCATGGCCCGCTTCCTGCGCCACGTGCGCCTGATCGGCGTCGACGAGGTCTCCGGCTGCAAGGCCACCGATATCATCCTCTCGTTGTGCTTCGCCAAGACCGCCCACGGCCGCCTGCTCCAGCAGTTCGGCTCGCTGGAAGGAGAAGGCGGCGACGGCAAGTTGCTCGACGCGCTCGCCCTGGCCGACAGGAACCTCGACATCATCTCGGCCTTCGGCTCCGAGGACATGGAGGACGACCGCCTGCACCAAGCCGGCCCGAAGCTGCTCAAGGTGGTGCTCCAATGGGCCGAGAAGCTCGGCAATGGCGTCATCCGCCCCACCATCTCCACCGATTGCGACAACGTGCTCTTCAATGACCTCGCCAACCGCATCAAGGCACGCGGCCTCAAGGTCGCGGTCAACTATGGCTTCGACGACGGCCTGCGCATCCCGCTGGTCGTGGGCCTCAAAGACAAGCCGTTCTCGCTGGCCGTGCTCAGCGACGACGCCGCGTTCATGGGCATCCAATCCACCAGGAAGCGCCATCGTGTGCTGGCCCGCGAGCTGGAGGGCCTCGGCTGGTCGGTCATGGACGTGTGGAGCGTCGGCGCGTTCGTCAACCCCGACAAGGAAGTGGATCGCGTGGTCTCACAGATCGGGGAGATCTACCGGGAGGTGCGTTGA
- the groES gene encoding co-chaperone GroES gives MSISLTPLEDKIIVKQAEAETQTASGLYIPDNAKEKPQQGEVLAVGPGRRDDNGNRVPMDVKVGDKVLYSKYGGTEVNYKGEDYLIVGARDVLAIMN, from the coding sequence GTGTCGATCTCACTTACACCGTTGGAAGACAAGATTATCGTCAAGCAAGCTGAGGCGGAGACCCAGACCGCGTCCGGTCTCTACATCCCCGACAACGCCAAGGAGAAGCCGCAGCAGGGCGAGGTCCTGGCCGTCGGCCCGGGTCGTCGTGACGACAACGGCAACCGCGTCCCCATGGACGTCAAGGTTGGCGACAAGGTGCTCTATTCCAAGTATGGCGGCACCGAGGTCAACTACAAGGGTGAGGATTACCTCATCGTCGGCGCGCGCGATGTGCTCGCCATCATGAACTGA
- a CDS encoding FHA domain-containing protein produces MADQRTAERWVIKVNGGVQVGVGPGQDVEIGRHPLRPLADDGHRRVEIADSTRSMSKRHALFSVSASGEATLEDRNSTNGTYVLDEDGNLTRLAPKKPFILQTSPMRMQFGDVPVDFVKVEADSEEGRDEEGNPVTDLFDYAASRGNGEPEAAEMSVDDILNLRAGEPTMAFKAADVAGAVRGNQKAGKGKAASTAQTNAAQTRDDRKAPNAAADATGAADSSLRPDKAESQQVVDSIALDVKPKEASAAVRPRDLFQDALVQEAQTQQTVQPGMAGGVANGQVPVNSGDSANVSTPQTPQTPGQGAATSAGSQVSLPQRHEEAARPQPAQGAVPAQQGATAFAQQAQPQQAQQPQPVQQVQQPQEPRQNVGPVNATYQPVARAAAQQDSQQSIFTPMYAEAAGAQAGQVSAEQGERNRFMRPDPQAAVSDESDATNVFEPAFEPGSVFERVSKGEFSKPAQVVEVEGLNSNDAKVTTDFAVQFEMAKHPELLPFLAMNPGLYDDLYAWLGSLGNQDIDAALSHNSGYAEYQQAQGTGMQA; encoded by the coding sequence GTGGCAGATCAACGAACCGCTGAGCGGTGGGTCATCAAGGTCAACGGCGGCGTCCAGGTCGGCGTGGGGCCTGGCCAGGATGTCGAGATCGGTCGTCATCCGTTGAGGCCCTTGGCCGACGACGGGCACCGGCGTGTCGAGATCGCCGACTCCACCCGCTCCATGTCCAAGCGGCACGCGCTGTTCAGCGTCTCGGCGAGTGGCGAGGCCACCCTCGAGGACCGCAACTCCACCAACGGCACCTACGTGCTCGACGAGGACGGCAACCTCACCCGGCTCGCGCCCAAGAAGCCTTTCATATTGCAGACCTCGCCGATGAGGATGCAGTTCGGCGACGTGCCGGTCGATTTCGTCAAGGTCGAGGCCGATTCGGAGGAAGGACGGGACGAGGAGGGCAACCCCGTCACCGATCTCTTTGATTATGCGGCCTCGCGCGGCAATGGTGAGCCCGAGGCGGCGGAGATGTCGGTCGACGACATCCTCAACCTGCGCGCCGGAGAGCCGACGATGGCGTTCAAGGCCGCCGACGTGGCCGGTGCCGTGCGCGGCAATCAAAAGGCCGGCAAAGGCAAAGCGGCATCGACGGCACAGACGAACGCCGCTCAGACACGTGATGATAGGAAGGCTCCGAACGCCGCCGCTGACGCTACCGGCGCGGCGGATTCGTCCTTGCGGCCGGACAAGGCCGAGAGCCAGCAGGTGGTCGACAGCATCGCCCTCGACGTCAAACCCAAGGAGGCCAGCGCCGCGGTGAGGCCGCGCGATCTCTTCCAGGACGCGCTGGTGCAGGAAGCACAGACACAGCAAACCGTGCAGCCGGGTATGGCTGGTGGCGTTGCCAATGGCCAGGTGCCCGTCAATTCCGGTGATTCGGCGAATGTCTCAACGCCGCAGACGCCGCAGACGCCAGGCCAAGGTGCCGCCACGTCCGCCGGTTCGCAGGTCTCCTTGCCCCAACGGCATGAGGAGGCCGCGCGACCGCAACCGGCGCAGGGTGCCGTTCCGGCGCAACAGGGTGCCACCGCGTTCGCCCAACAAGCGCAACCGCAGCAAGCTCAGCAACCGCAACCTGTGCAGCAGGTTCAGCAGCCGCAGGAACCGCGGCAGAACGTCGGCCCGGTCAACGCGACCTACCAGCCGGTGGCCCGGGCCGCGGCCCAGCAGGACTCGCAACAGAGCATCTTCACTCCGATGTACGCCGAAGCGGCCGGAGCGCAAGCCGGCCAGGTCTCCGCCGAGCAAGGGGAGCGCAACCGGTTCATGCGCCCCGACCCGCAGGCGGCCGTCAGCGACGAGAGCGACGCCACCAACGTCTTCGAGCCCGCCTTCGAACCGGGTTCGGTTTTCGAGCGCGTCTCCAAGGGCGAGTTCAGCAAGCCGGCCCAGGTCGTCGAGGTCGAGGGCCTCAATTCCAACGACGCCAAGGTGACCACGGATTTCGCCGTCCAGTTCGAGATGGCGAAGCACCCCGAGCTGCTGCCGTTCCTGGCGATGAACCCCGGGTTGTACGACGACTTGTACGCCTGGCTGGGCTCGCTGGGCAATCAGGACATTGACGCCGCTCTATCTCATAATTCTGGTTACGCCGAGTATCAGCAAGCGCAAGGGACGGGAATGCAAGCATGA
- a CDS encoding 5-formyltetrahydrofolate cyclo-ligase, which translates to MGTIETAVEEQKGRMRKQAIAKRRTVNEAERAKAGERLAAATTQALRWFVTEPATTPATNPMANPFAKPTTGRTAKLPTTPITEASEGAIPNSAETTPQKQTEAAANNAAAINRDNEQPEQMRTISLSAGDTIAAYVSMGTEVPTLGLLDALVEHGLRVLVPRLGRGRDIGWSEYLGSRLLRDMPRTSRGGLRPSEPESEALGPDAIANAKIALIPAFAIDLDGTRLGRGGGWYDQALGCLPADALKIGVCWDWELIDGHDAVPREPHDIPVDAVLTPERIVWF; encoded by the coding sequence ATGGGCACTATCGAGACGGCGGTCGAGGAACAAAAAGGGCGTATGCGCAAGCAAGCCATAGCCAAGCGCAGAACGGTGAATGAAGCCGAGCGCGCGAAAGCAGGCGAACGGCTGGCGGCCGCGACGACGCAAGCGTTGAGATGGTTCGTCACCGAGCCAGCAACGACTCCTGCCACGAATCCAATGGCGAATCCTTTTGCGAAACCGACAACCGGACGAACGGCGAAGCTCCCGACGACGCCGATAACGGAAGCATCTGAGGGCGCGATTCCGAATTCCGCCGAAACGACCCCGCAGAAGCAAACAGAAGCGGCGGCAAACAATGCGGCCGCCATCAACAGAGACAACGAGCAGCCTGAACAGATGCGCACCATATCCTTATCCGCAGGCGACACCATCGCGGCTTATGTCTCGATGGGCACCGAGGTGCCGACGCTCGGGCTGCTGGATGCCTTGGTGGAGCATGGATTGCGGGTGCTGGTGCCGCGACTCGGGCGCGGACGCGACATCGGCTGGAGCGAATACCTCGGCTCGCGATTGCTGCGTGATATGCCGCGAACGTCCAGAGGTGGGCTGCGTCCCTCGGAACCGGAAAGCGAGGCTCTTGGCCCCGACGCCATCGCCAATGCGAAGATCGCGCTCATCCCCGCCTTCGCCATCGACCTTGACGGCACACGGCTCGGCCGGGGCGGCGGATGGTACGACCAAGCCCTCGGATGCCTGCCCGCGGACGCTCTGAAAATCGGAGTGTGCTGGGACTGGGAGCTCATCGACGGCCATGACGCGGTGCCACGCGAACCACACGATATTCCCGTCGACGCCGTGCTCACGCCGGAACGCATCGTCTGGTTCTGA
- a CDS encoding FAD-binding protein, producing the protein MGIEHINILDYYADGASGRAMPASTSVSSNAATSGESKALETPTLADLTTMGVGGRVAQFIEPTTEDEFIAAVRGADEAGKPLLVIGGGSNLLVSDEPFDGVVVRDARCGLWYEAHGHKPEGTPDDGIDGGGYVNVDAGVNWDDFVAFCSGRGFSELDPLSGIPGTVGASVVQNIGAYGREAGENVSSVTVWDRKDKVKRMLTRDQLHFGYRSSLLKSSMYQAPATPAAHYFPTPRYVVLSVLFVFKEFGFSDVVPITGQLAHALGVKEGTLTESQLVRQAILGIRSGKGMLEDVRRYEKPFMKGRKADRIIYEVVAGKVDQEHGGKMTMYDNSSPGMASMDGDGTGEIWADFRVPGDTYAEPNARLLRMEDAKPVDWDRHSCGSFFMNPIFTPEQAATLPEGAPRFEATQPNGEPGVKTSAAWLIDHAGFHKGFKVRPDASAGLSSRHTLALTNRGGAKASDIVELARAIQSGVERAYGIRLVPEPVVVGLDLR; encoded by the coding sequence ATGGGAATTGAACATATCAACATCTTGGATTATTACGCCGACGGCGCTTCGGGCCGCGCAATGCCCGCCTCCACCTCCGTCTCCTCGAATGCCGCCACTTCCGGGGAATCTAAAGCGCTTGAGACTCCCACGCTCGCCGATCTGACCACCATGGGTGTCGGCGGCCGCGTCGCGCAGTTCATCGAGCCGACCACGGAAGACGAGTTCATCGCCGCGGTGCGCGGGGCCGACGAGGCGGGCAAGCCATTGCTGGTCATCGGCGGCGGGTCGAATCTGCTGGTCTCCGACGAGCCGTTCGATGGTGTGGTGGTGCGTGACGCCAGGTGCGGCCTGTGGTACGAGGCGCACGGCCACAAGCCCGAAGGCACCCCGGATGACGGTATCGACGGCGGCGGGTATGTCAATGTGGACGCCGGCGTGAACTGGGACGATTTCGTGGCGTTTTGCTCGGGTCGTGGTTTCTCCGAGCTTGATCCCCTCTCCGGCATCCCGGGGACGGTGGGCGCGTCGGTGGTGCAGAACATCGGCGCGTACGGCCGTGAGGCCGGCGAGAACGTCTCCAGCGTGACGGTCTGGGATAGGAAAGACAAGGTCAAACGTATGCTGACCCGCGATCAGCTTCACTTCGGCTATCGTTCCTCGCTGCTGAAAAGTTCGATGTACCAGGCGCCCGCCACGCCGGCCGCGCATTATTTCCCGACACCGCGATACGTGGTGCTTTCCGTGTTGTTCGTCTTCAAGGAATTCGGGTTCTCCGATGTCGTGCCGATCACCGGTCAATTGGCCCATGCGCTGGGTGTCAAGGAGGGAACGCTCACCGAGTCCCAACTGGTGAGGCAGGCGATTCTCGGCATTCGCTCCGGCAAGGGGATGCTGGAGGACGTGCGCCGTTACGAGAAGCCGTTCATGAAAGGGCGGAAGGCGGACAGGATCATCTACGAGGTCGTCGCCGGAAAAGTCGATCAGGAGCACGGCGGCAAGATGACGATGTACGACAACAGCAGCCCCGGCATGGCCAGCATGGACGGTGACGGCACCGGTGAGATCTGGGCGGATTTCCGCGTGCCTGGCGATACGTATGCCGAGCCGAACGCCAGATTGCTCAGGATGGAGGACGCCAAGCCCGTGGACTGGGACCGCCACAGCTGCGGCAGCTTCTTCATGAACCCGATTTTTACGCCGGAGCAGGCGGCCACGCTGCCGGAGGGCGCCCCGCGTTTCGAGGCCACGCAGCCGAACGGCGAGCCTGGTGTCAAGACCTCGGCGGCCTGGCTGATCGACCACGCCGGGTTCCACAAGGGGTTCAAGGTGCGTCCCGACGCGTCGGCTGGCCTGTCGTCGCGGCACACCTTGGCGCTCACCAACCGTGGCGGTGCGAAGGCCAGTGACATCGTCGAGCTCGCGCGTGCCATCCAGAGCGGCGTGGAGCGCGCGTACGGCATCCGCCTGGTGCCCGAGCCCGTGGTCGTGGGTCTCGACCTGCGATAA
- a CDS encoding histidinol-phosphate transaminase produces MTFKHRPIIDTIPAYKQGKPAPAVAGQRSFKISSNENPYPPLPSVQKAIEDRALDRINRYPDMRGWDVVQRLAKDYGVEPENVVLGCGSTEVITQLVTLLAGPGDEVVYPWRSFEAYPIIVAGAGATSVQIPNRPDGGHDIDAMIAALNDHTRLVIVNNPNNPTASSVRDDEARRLMKAVPSDVTVLFDEAYFQFNNDPSTSVAMDLFREYPNIVVAHTFSKAYGLAGLRIGYGIAQPDVVEGMRKVSLPFGVTQTAQVAALVSLDAKDELMDRVRKIIAERDRVVAALKAQGWDFPEPYANFFWLPLGAKTEEAAARFTAAGLSTRVFEGEGIRISVGEVEANDKVIEVCQSLKSDGIA; encoded by the coding sequence ATGACTTTCAAACATCGCCCAATAATCGACACCATCCCCGCCTACAAGCAGGGCAAGCCGGCCCCCGCAGTCGCGGGCCAGCGCTCCTTCAAGATCTCCAGCAACGAGAACCCGTATCCGCCGCTGCCCAGCGTGCAGAAGGCCATCGAGGACCGCGCGCTCGACCGCATCAACCGCTACCCCGACATGCGTGGCTGGGACGTGGTGCAGCGCCTGGCCAAGGACTACGGCGTCGAGCCCGAGAACGTGGTGCTCGGCTGCGGCTCCACCGAGGTCATCACCCAACTGGTCACGCTTCTGGCTGGCCCCGGCGACGAGGTCGTCTACCCGTGGCGCAGCTTTGAGGCGTACCCGATCATCGTCGCGGGTGCCGGCGCCACCAGCGTCCAGATTCCCAACCGCCCCGACGGCGGCCACGATATCGACGCGATGATCGCCGCCCTCAACGACCATACGCGCCTGGTCATCGTCAACAATCCCAACAACCCCACCGCCAGCTCGGTGCGTGACGACGAGGCCCGCCGCCTGATGAAAGCCGTGCCCTCCGACGTCACCGTGCTCTTCGACGAGGCGTATTTCCAGTTCAACAACGACCCGTCCACCAGCGTGGCCATGGATCTCTTCCGCGAGTACCCCAACATCGTCGTGGCCCACACCTTCTCCAAGGCCTACGGCCTCGCGGGCCTGCGCATCGGCTACGGCATCGCTCAGCCCGACGTCGTGGAAGGCATGCGCAAGGTATCGCTGCCCTTCGGCGTCACCCAGACCGCCCAGGTCGCCGCGCTCGTCTCGCTCGACGCCAAGGATGAGCTGATGGACCGCGTGCGGAAGATCATCGCTGAGCGTGACCGCGTGGTCGCCGCGCTCAAGGCCCAGGGCTGGGACTTCCCCGAGCCCTACGCCAACTTCTTCTGGCTGCCGTTGGGCGCCAAGACCGAGGAGGCCGCCGCCCGCTTCACCGCCGCCGGCCTGTCGACCCGCGTCTTCGAGGGCGAGGGCATCCGCATCTCGGTGGGCGAGGTCGAGGCGAACGACAAGGTCATCGAGGTCTGCCAGTCCCTGAAGTCCGACGGCATCGCCTGA
- the rpmG gene encoding 50S ribosomal protein L33 has translation MASKSAAVRPGITLACTVCKERNYITTKNRRNTPDRLELKKFCPRCGKETVHRETR, from the coding sequence ATGGCAAGCAAAAGCGCCGCAGTCCGTCCGGGCATCACGCTGGCATGCACGGTGTGCAAGGAGCGTAATTACATCACGACGAAGAATCGTCGCAACACCCCGGATCGTCTTGAGCTCAAGAAGTTCTGCCCGCGTTGCGGCAAGGAGACCGTGCACCGCGAGACTCGTTGA